Proteins from a single region of Paraburkholderia aromaticivorans:
- a CDS encoding heavy metal translocating P-type ATPase translates to MQDEHIAHHSHPEAPAGGAIEAAKEDVTDPVCGMRVSSATARSIEFKGTTYYFCSTKCGDAFRAEPTKYVHVSDRPQPAPVRKPGVVYTCPMHPQVRQPAPGNCPICGMTLEPVMPAATGERNPELESMTRRFWVALVLSIPLLWITTGAMLPSLDLGALINRLGANLAWPHLMSVTWAQCAQALLATPVVLWAGWPFLERGWRSFVTWQLNMFSLIGLGVAVAYAFSLFALFFPAQLPQAFRQGNDLPLYFEAASVIVTLILLGQVLELRARSRTSSAIRDLLSLAPNTAFRVNADGTEEEVGLDAVAVGDVLRVKPGSKVPVDGVVIEGQSSIDESMITGESIPAEKGPASKVTGATVNQTGSFVMRAEKVGAETLLARIVQMVADAGRSRAPIQKLADKVSGWFVLAVLGIAALSFAVWALVGPAPALAHALVVAISVLIIACPCALGLATPVSIIVGVGRGAKEGVLIKDAEALELMEKVDTLVVDKTGTLTEGKPQVQAVEVLAGMSEADVLSYSASLEGLSEHPLAQAIIARAKAAGAAIREVRDFAAVPGKGVAGNIDGHAVSLGNARLMEDNLVDLAALGERAETLREQGQTVMYLAVDGKPAGCIGVADSVKGTTPEAIRLLRASGVKIIMLTGDNPVTANAVAKALSLDGVKAGVLPQDKYKHVQELQNQGRVVAMAGDGVNDAPALAQANVGIAMGTGTDVAMSSARVVLVKGDLRGIAKARALSVGTMKNIRQNLFFAFAYNVIGIPIAAGVLYPWLGILLSPIIASAAMALSSVSVIGNALRLRAAKV, encoded by the coding sequence ATGCAAGACGAACATATTGCCCATCACTCCCACCCGGAAGCGCCCGCCGGAGGCGCCATAGAGGCGGCGAAGGAGGATGTCACCGATCCCGTTTGCGGAATGCGCGTCAGTTCAGCCACCGCGCGCTCCATCGAATTCAAAGGGACAACCTACTATTTTTGCAGTACAAAGTGCGGCGATGCCTTTCGGGCGGAGCCAACGAAATACGTTCATGTATCGGACCGCCCCCAGCCGGCGCCCGTAAGAAAACCCGGCGTCGTTTATACCTGCCCGATGCACCCGCAGGTACGCCAACCGGCTCCTGGTAACTGCCCGATCTGCGGCATGACGCTCGAGCCCGTCATGCCGGCGGCCACCGGGGAGCGCAATCCCGAACTGGAATCGATGACACGCCGGTTCTGGGTTGCGCTGGTGTTGTCGATCCCGCTCCTGTGGATCACGACGGGCGCTATGCTGCCCTCGCTTGACCTCGGCGCACTCATCAATCGCCTGGGTGCCAATCTGGCCTGGCCGCATCTGATGTCGGTAACCTGGGCCCAGTGTGCACAGGCGCTGCTGGCGACGCCCGTCGTGCTATGGGCTGGATGGCCGTTTCTGGAACGCGGCTGGCGCTCGTTCGTGACGTGGCAACTCAACATGTTCAGCCTGATCGGGCTGGGTGTGGCGGTCGCCTATGCTTTCAGCCTCTTCGCCTTGTTCTTTCCTGCGCAATTGCCGCAGGCTTTCCGGCAGGGAAACGACCTTCCACTCTACTTCGAAGCGGCGTCAGTGATCGTGACGCTGATTCTGCTCGGCCAGGTGCTCGAGCTGCGCGCCCGGTCACGCACGTCGAGCGCGATCCGGGATCTGCTCAGTCTTGCGCCGAACACGGCGTTTCGGGTCAACGCGGACGGCACCGAAGAGGAAGTGGGACTCGACGCCGTGGCAGTCGGCGATGTGCTGCGCGTGAAGCCCGGCTCGAAGGTGCCGGTTGATGGCGTGGTTATTGAAGGTCAGTCGAGCATCGACGAGTCGATGATTACCGGTGAGTCGATACCGGCCGAGAAGGGACCCGCCAGCAAGGTGACGGGTGCTACCGTGAACCAGACTGGTTCGTTCGTGATGCGCGCGGAAAAGGTGGGCGCCGAGACGTTGCTCGCGAGGATCGTTCAGATGGTGGCTGACGCGGGCCGCTCGCGCGCCCCGATCCAGAAGCTGGCCGACAAGGTGTCCGGATGGTTCGTGCTCGCGGTCCTGGGGATCGCTGCGTTGTCATTCGCGGTGTGGGCACTCGTTGGCCCGGCGCCCGCGCTAGCGCACGCGCTGGTGGTCGCGATCAGCGTCCTGATCATCGCGTGTCCGTGTGCACTTGGACTGGCGACACCCGTGTCGATCATCGTCGGTGTCGGCCGGGGTGCGAAGGAGGGAGTGCTGATCAAGGATGCGGAGGCGCTCGAACTGATGGAAAAGGTCGACACCCTGGTGGTAGACAAGACCGGCACGTTGACCGAAGGCAAGCCGCAGGTGCAGGCCGTCGAAGTGCTCGCCGGCATGTCGGAGGCTGATGTGCTGTCTTACTCGGCGAGTCTCGAAGGGCTGAGCGAGCATCCGCTTGCGCAGGCGATCATCGCCCGGGCGAAGGCTGCTGGTGCGGCGATCCGGGAAGTGCGGGATTTCGCGGCGGTGCCGGGCAAGGGCGTGGCGGGCAACATCGACGGCCACGCCGTGTCGCTCGGGAACGCGCGGCTGATGGAGGATAACCTCGTCGACCTGGCCGCGCTGGGCGAGCGGGCCGAAACGCTGCGTGAACAGGGGCAGACCGTGATGTACCTGGCCGTCGACGGCAAACCCGCTGGCTGCATCGGAGTCGCCGATTCCGTCAAAGGCACGACGCCGGAGGCAATCCGGCTGCTGCGTGCATCCGGCGTGAAAATCATCATGCTCACTGGCGATAATCCGGTGACGGCCAACGCGGTTGCAAAGGCGCTCTCGCTCGATGGTGTCAAAGCGGGCGTATTGCCGCAGGACAAATACAAGCACGTCCAGGAGTTGCAGAACCAGGGGCGCGTCGTCGCGATGGCAGGCGATGGTGTCAACGATGCACCTGCCCTTGCGCAAGCCAATGTCGGTATTGCGATGGGAACCGGGACGGATGTCGCGATGAGCAGCGCACGCGTGGTGCTCGTCAAGGGCGACCTGCGCGGCATCGCGAAAGCGCGCGCACTGAGCGTCGGCACGATGAAGAACATCCGGCAAAACCTGTTTTTCGCGTTTGCCTACAACGTGATCGGCATCCCGATCGCCGCCGGCGTTCTCTATCCGTGGCTGGGCATCCTGCTCAGCCCCATTATCGCGAGCGCCGCGATGGCGTTGAGTTCCGTGTCGGTGATCGGGAATGCGCTCCGGCTGCGGGCGGCGAAAGTCTAG
- a CDS encoding ABC1 kinase family protein gives MSSVTHSSLPNGGNGGLGSPELPRFAHIMRAFIEAGWAHYVQRLHLGRNVSGIASQAGHTSDDDAKRFRETLERLGPAFVKFGQLLSLRRDMLPEIYIEELQKLQDNVAPFSGAQARAIVESGLGRPVHELFLEFDESPLAAASIGQVHAARLFDGTSVVVKVQRPGIEPIIQADLNVLRFLARRLERYVPESRRFGPLDLVEEFAQIITEELDYRTEGRNGDHLREDLQDDPGVFVPRIYWDFTSSRVLTMERSLGHKMAEQTDADPADRKRLAANLMASFLKQVFEHGFFHGDPHPGNVFVRADGRLCFHDFGIMGRLSAHDQESLGQLILAVGSADVPWMVDAYFDMGVAASEVNREAFTRDVYGALGAYYEAAGKGYSFGEIVRQFAHLSQRHQIRLPRQFLLVSKAFMLVESQAITLDASFNAIKALQDYAPHLVSRRILRGFTPLSELSRGFRALHSIHHAIDRFPDILNRAVDVLGSGTATVHVQHEQLQGLEKHIDRASNRLSLSLIIASIVVGSSIVMAFHGGPHYAGIPILGLVGFVVAAVMGLAWAIAILRSGKF, from the coding sequence ATGAGCTCTGTGACGCATTCGAGTCTCCCCAATGGGGGAAACGGTGGACTGGGCTCCCCGGAGTTGCCGCGGTTCGCGCACATCATGCGCGCCTTCATCGAAGCAGGTTGGGCGCATTACGTGCAGCGGCTGCACCTCGGGCGGAACGTGTCGGGCATCGCTTCACAGGCGGGGCACACCAGCGATGATGATGCGAAGCGATTTCGGGAAACGCTCGAACGGCTTGGGCCTGCATTCGTCAAGTTTGGTCAGCTCCTGAGTCTGCGGCGCGACATGCTCCCGGAGATTTACATCGAGGAGTTACAGAAACTTCAGGACAACGTCGCACCATTTTCCGGTGCGCAAGCGCGTGCCATTGTCGAGTCCGGGCTGGGCAGGCCGGTTCACGAACTATTTCTCGAATTTGACGAGTCGCCTCTTGCGGCCGCGTCGATTGGTCAGGTTCACGCGGCCCGCCTCTTCGACGGCACCAGTGTCGTCGTCAAGGTGCAGCGCCCAGGTATCGAGCCGATTATTCAGGCTGATCTAAACGTCTTGCGCTTTCTGGCACGGCGGCTGGAACGATATGTGCCCGAGAGCCGGCGGTTCGGACCACTGGATCTCGTCGAGGAGTTCGCCCAGATCATCACGGAAGAACTGGACTATCGAACCGAAGGACGCAATGGCGACCATCTGAGAGAGGATTTACAGGACGATCCCGGTGTGTTTGTGCCCCGCATCTACTGGGACTTCACCAGTTCGCGTGTGCTGACGATGGAGCGAAGCCTGGGGCACAAGATGGCCGAGCAGACAGACGCTGACCCGGCGGATCGAAAACGGCTTGCCGCAAATCTGATGGCATCGTTCCTGAAGCAGGTGTTCGAGCACGGTTTCTTCCACGGCGATCCGCACCCCGGCAACGTGTTTGTCCGTGCCGATGGCCGATTGTGTTTCCATGATTTCGGCATCATGGGACGGCTATCTGCGCACGATCAGGAGTCGCTCGGACAACTCATCCTGGCCGTCGGTTCCGCAGACGTTCCGTGGATGGTAGATGCCTACTTCGACATGGGCGTTGCTGCCAGTGAGGTCAATCGGGAAGCCTTTACCCGCGATGTTTACGGTGCGCTTGGCGCGTACTATGAGGCGGCCGGAAAAGGGTATTCGTTCGGCGAAATCGTGCGCCAGTTCGCGCACCTCAGCCAGCGGCATCAGATTCGTTTGCCACGGCAGTTTTTGCTTGTTTCGAAGGCGTTCATGCTCGTCGAATCACAGGCCATCACACTCGATGCGAGCTTCAACGCGATAAAGGCGTTGCAGGATTACGCACCGCATCTGGTCAGTCGCCGGATTCTGCGGGGATTCACTCCGCTTTCGGAACTCAGTAGAGGATTCCGCGCACTGCATTCGATACATCACGCGATTGACCGCTTTCCCGACATATTGAACCGGGCGGTCGATGTCCTCGGCAGCGGGACAGCGACCGTGCATGTTCAACACGAGCAGTTGCAAGGCCTGGAGAAGCATATTGACCGCGCCAGCAACCGGCTGAGCCTGAGTCTGATCATTGCGAGCATCGTCGTCGGATCGTCGATTGTCATGGCCTTCCACGGTGGCCCCCACTATGCTGGCATTCCCATCCTGGGCCTCGTCGGTTTTGTCGTCGCCGCCGTCATGGGACTGGCCTGGGCAATCGCCATCTTGCGGTCCGGAAAATTCTAG
- a CDS encoding alpha/beta fold hydrolase, with translation MTAAAQLVEQGVELYAKNLAFLAEEEKLTYELKPRLATANRVLLDLRTMVFRDYSDSAQAASGVPTIVDAPYAGHTAMIADYHAGQSLIETLLANGLHRVFLTDWKSATEDMKDLEIDQYLAEINVCVDDLGGRVNLVGLCQGGWMSAMYAARFPDKVASLVLAGSPIDTDAGDGPVKRMAHTYPVSFYEELVTLGGGLMRGKFMLDGWKNMHAEEHYITQHIDLYEHIDDPLYLKKEETFERWYENPIDLPGRWYLQAIEQLFKENRLAKGTFIGLGRRLNLRDITCPVYLLAGEDDDITTREQVFDAEKYLGTPKGCIEKKLVPGGHIGLFMGARTLSDTWPEIAHWISDCDPGFHVD, from the coding sequence ATGACGGCGGCTGCGCAGCTGGTTGAACAGGGCGTCGAGCTCTATGCGAAGAACCTCGCGTTCCTCGCCGAGGAAGAGAAACTGACCTATGAACTTAAACCCAGGCTCGCCACGGCCAATCGCGTCTTGCTCGACCTTCGGACGATGGTGTTTCGCGACTACTCCGATTCCGCGCAGGCCGCCAGCGGAGTTCCGACCATCGTCGATGCCCCCTATGCGGGACATACGGCGATGATCGCTGACTACCACGCGGGCCAAAGCCTCATCGAGACACTGCTCGCGAACGGTCTTCATCGCGTCTTCCTCACCGACTGGAAATCGGCAACCGAAGACATGAAGGACCTCGAAATCGACCAGTATCTCGCCGAAATCAATGTCTGCGTCGACGATCTCGGCGGGCGGGTCAACCTGGTCGGCCTGTGCCAGGGCGGGTGGATGTCGGCGATGTACGCGGCACGTTTTCCCGACAAGGTCGCAAGCCTCGTGCTCGCCGGCTCGCCGATCGATACCGATGCGGGCGACGGCCCGGTCAAGCGGATGGCACATACGTACCCCGTCTCGTTCTACGAGGAACTCGTCACCCTCGGGGGCGGGCTCATGCGCGGCAAATTCATGCTCGACGGATGGAAGAACATGCACGCGGAGGAGCATTACATCACGCAGCATATCGACCTCTATGAGCACATCGACGACCCGCTGTATCTCAAAAAGGAGGAGACCTTCGAACGCTGGTATGAGAATCCGATCGATCTGCCTGGACGCTGGTACCTCCAGGCCATCGAACAGTTATTCAAGGAGAACCGGCTCGCGAAGGGTACCTTTATCGGCCTGGGGCGCCGCCTGAACCTCCGGGACATTACGTGTCCGGTCTACCTGCTCGCGGGAGAAGACGACGATATTACGACCAGGGAACAGGTCTTCGATGCGGAAAAATATCTCGGCACGCCGAAGGGGTGCATCGAGAAAAAGCTGGTTCCGGGCGGTCACATCGGCCTGTTCATGGGTGCCCGCACCCTCAGCGACACGTGGCCGGAGATTGCGCACTGGATCAGTGACTGTGATCCCGGATTCCACGTTGACTGA
- a CDS encoding YHS domain-containing protein: MVFIEQEGTDMQVTDPVCGMPLEIGKAAANEVWQGQKYYFCSGSCHDKFRAAPDRYAGKVGDKGKPAGSSAR, from the coding sequence ATGGTTTTTATCGAACAGGAGGGTACCGATATGCAAGTCACCGATCCGGTTTGCGGCATGCCGCTTGAAATCGGCAAAGCCGCAGCGAACGAGGTTTGGCAGGGCCAGAAATACTATTTCTGCTCCGGTTCGTGCCACGACAAATTCCGGGCGGCGCCCGATCGATACGCCGGGAAGGTCGGCGACAAAGGAAAGCCGGCCGGCTCGAGCGCACGCTAA
- a CDS encoding MFS transporter, which yields MSAHPVARTLPWRMFCPLLLAMFAIAVGYGFLLPILPRMLERIVPTADPAALSRHTGLLTGTYALALFLFAPLWGRFADRRGRRPAILLGLVGFAATLALFALVSSLPLLYLERALGGLFASSIAPAVYALVGDHAPSKEWRAHRFALLNIAGATGFLVGPMLGSLTMHVARNFLPRAGETGTYWPPFLVTSGLAFAVALAVWAFVPSANGRAGDPHVSGGSPDGHATLLRLLVISFVTAAAVGTFEVGLSLRGTQVLGMNTAEIGLMFTECSLVMLTVQSLVFSPLVKPEATRWLLTPALAMLAASLAVVPFAASGLAMAIAVALVAGSAGIISPIATYWISLRAGERQGAALGWQTAAASLGQSVGSVSGGVLFSVAFIPNASFTLTAMVVLVGLLASVRVPRLLAQARFGSQGKPGNAPFAKSALSDAPRVKGRKQVE from the coding sequence ATGAGCGCACATCCTGTTGCACGGACGCTGCCGTGGCGAATGTTTTGCCCGTTGTTGCTGGCCATGTTCGCTATCGCCGTCGGGTACGGATTTCTGCTGCCGATTTTGCCCCGCATGCTTGAACGGATCGTCCCAACGGCAGATCCCGCCGCGTTGTCCAGGCACACCGGCTTGCTGACCGGAACTTACGCGCTGGCTCTTTTTCTGTTTGCCCCGCTGTGGGGCCGGTTTGCGGACCGTCGTGGGCGCCGTCCTGCGATCTTGCTGGGGCTTGTAGGATTCGCCGCCACGCTCGCGCTCTTTGCCCTCGTCAGCAGTCTTCCGTTGCTCTACCTTGAACGCGCGCTCGGCGGCCTGTTTGCGTCGTCGATCGCACCGGCGGTCTACGCGCTTGTTGGCGATCACGCTCCGTCGAAGGAATGGCGCGCTCACCGCTTCGCGCTGCTCAACATCGCCGGCGCGACGGGGTTCCTGGTCGGTCCGATGCTGGGCAGCTTGACGATGCACGTCGCGCGCAATTTCTTGCCGCGCGCAGGCGAAACCGGCACTTACTGGCCCCCATTCCTTGTGACTTCTGGCCTCGCGTTCGCTGTCGCGCTGGCGGTCTGGGCGTTTGTGCCGAGCGCAAACGGGCGCGCGGGCGATCCGCACGTATCGGGCGGCTCCCCGGACGGCCACGCCACGTTACTGCGGCTCCTCGTCATCTCGTTCGTGACAGCCGCTGCAGTCGGGACGTTCGAAGTCGGCCTCTCATTGCGCGGCACGCAAGTTCTCGGCATGAATACCGCCGAGATAGGGCTCATGTTTACCGAGTGCAGTCTCGTTATGCTGACTGTCCAATCGCTTGTATTTTCCCCGCTCGTCAAGCCGGAGGCCACCCGCTGGTTGCTCACGCCAGCGCTTGCCATGCTCGCAGCGAGTTTGGCGGTCGTGCCGTTTGCCGCTAGCGGCCTTGCGATGGCAATTGCCGTCGCGCTTGTTGCGGGCAGCGCCGGGATCATTTCCCCCATCGCCACTTACTGGATCTCGCTCCGCGCCGGCGAACGGCAAGGTGCCGCGCTGGGCTGGCAGACTGCCGCTGCAAGTCTTGGCCAGTCGGTAGGCTCAGTGAGCGGAGGAGTTCTGTTCAGCGTTGCCTTCATACCCAACGCGTCCTTCACGCTGACAGCCATGGTTGTTCTCGTTGGCCTTCTCGCAAGCGTGCGCGTTCCTCGCCTTCTCGCACAGGCAAGATTCGGCAGTCAGGGCAAACCGGGTAACGCGCCGTTCGCGAAAAGCGCACTGTCCGACGCGCCACGCGTGAAAGGTAGAAAACAGGTGGAGTAG
- the ftsH gene encoding ATP-dependent zinc metalloprotease FtsH: MEIKREHQINVLYIVAAFLAVMMIQSFFAKPDHIRTIPYSEFQQLVSQGKVTDLVIGPTQITGTYKDVTAKDVEAGKPQHFSTLRVEPGLAQDLAKANLVFSGEPSPGLLPTILGWLMPAIGFALVWMFLIRPMAMGGGAGGMMAIGKSKAKIYVEKDTKVTFADVAGVDEAKDELKEVVSFLKDPRSYGRLGAHVPKGVLLVGPPGTGKTLLARAVAGEAGVAFFSISGSEFVEMFVGVGAARVRDLFEQARQHAPAIVFIDELDSLGRARGSALPGGGGHDEKEQTLNQLLSELDGFDTSIGVVLLAATNRPEILDPALLRAGRFDRQVLVDRPDKKGRCEILAVHLKKIRLASGVPVADIAALTPGFSGADLANLVNEAALLATRRNADDVTLDDFTQAIERIVAGLEKRNRLLNPHEREVVAHHEMGHALVAMALPGVDPVQKISIIPRGIAALGYTIQRPIEDRFLMDRGELMNRMAVLLGGRAAESLVFEEVSTGAADDLAKASDIARSMVVRFGMDPKLGQVAYEPESVSALGMPAGTDWRPRQYGEETATAIDTAVRELIEVAFKRASSILTANRTLLGEAAHDLLARETMSGEALQAIAARLADVVHAGSELRDVAAATVAASG, from the coding sequence ATGGAAATAAAACGCGAGCATCAGATCAACGTCCTGTATATCGTCGCCGCGTTTCTGGCGGTGATGATGATCCAGAGCTTTTTCGCCAAACCCGATCACATCAGGACGATCCCGTACAGCGAATTTCAGCAGCTGGTGAGCCAAGGCAAGGTAACGGACCTCGTCATCGGGCCAACTCAGATTACTGGCACCTACAAGGACGTGACGGCCAAGGACGTCGAGGCCGGCAAGCCGCAGCATTTTTCGACGCTTCGGGTCGAACCGGGGCTTGCGCAGGATCTCGCCAAGGCCAATCTCGTGTTTTCCGGTGAACCCTCGCCCGGCTTGCTTCCGACGATCCTGGGCTGGCTGATGCCAGCTATCGGGTTTGCCCTTGTCTGGATGTTCCTGATCCGTCCAATGGCCATGGGAGGCGGAGCGGGCGGCATGATGGCGATCGGCAAGAGCAAGGCGAAGATCTACGTCGAGAAGGACACCAAGGTCACGTTTGCCGACGTCGCGGGCGTCGATGAAGCCAAGGATGAACTGAAGGAGGTGGTGTCCTTCCTGAAGGATCCGCGCAGTTACGGCAGACTCGGCGCACACGTGCCGAAGGGTGTACTGCTGGTCGGGCCGCCCGGCACCGGCAAGACGCTGTTGGCCCGGGCCGTCGCCGGTGAGGCGGGCGTGGCATTTTTTTCGATCTCGGGCTCGGAGTTTGTCGAGATGTTCGTTGGTGTCGGCGCCGCGCGCGTGCGCGATCTTTTCGAGCAGGCGCGCCAGCATGCACCGGCCATCGTATTCATCGACGAACTCGACTCACTCGGCCGCGCGCGTGGCAGCGCTCTGCCCGGTGGTGGCGGTCATGATGAAAAGGAACAAACCCTTAACCAGTTGCTGAGCGAGCTGGACGGATTTGATACGTCGATAGGCGTGGTGCTGCTCGCCGCGACCAACCGACCGGAGATTCTCGACCCCGCGTTGCTGCGGGCGGGACGCTTCGATCGGCAGGTCCTGGTCGACCGGCCGGACAAGAAGGGGCGCTGTGAAATCCTCGCCGTCCACCTGAAGAAAATCAGGCTGGCCTCGGGCGTCCCGGTCGCGGACATCGCCGCGCTTACTCCGGGCTTTTCCGGCGCCGATCTGGCGAACCTCGTCAACGAGGCAGCGTTGCTTGCGACGCGCCGCAACGCAGACGACGTCACGCTGGACGACTTCACGCAGGCCATTGAGCGGATCGTGGCCGGGCTCGAGAAGCGCAATCGCCTGCTCAATCCGCATGAGCGGGAGGTCGTGGCTCACCATGAGATGGGGCACGCGCTGGTGGCGATGGCACTGCCCGGTGTCGACCCTGTGCAGAAAATATCAATCATTCCCCGCGGTATTGCCGCCCTTGGCTACACGATTCAACGACCCATCGAGGACCGCTTCCTGATGGACCGCGGCGAACTGATGAACCGGATGGCAGTGCTGCTTGGCGGGCGCGCGGCCGAAAGCCTCGTCTTCGAAGAAGTGTCCACAGGCGCGGCCGATGATCTCGCCAAGGCCAGCGACATTGCCCGCAGCATGGTTGTGCGCTTTGGCATGGACCCGAAGCTCGGCCAGGTCGCCTATGAACCGGAAAGCGTCTCTGCGCTGGGCATGCCGGCCGGCACCGACTGGCGCCCGCGGCAGTATGGCGAGGAGACTGCTACTGCCATCGATACCGCGGTGCGCGAGTTGATTGAAGTCGCGTTCAAGCGAGCCTCTTCGATTCTGACTGCAAACCGTACGCTGCTCGGCGAGGCCGCGCACGATCTGCTCGCCAGGGAAACGATGTCCGGCGAAGCCTTGCAAGCGATTGCAGCGCGGCTTGCCGATGTAGTCCATGCCGGGAGCGAACTTCGCGACGTGGCGGCGGCGACTGTCGCGGCAAGCGGCTGA
- a CDS encoding methyltransferase family protein produces the protein MHENPPAYGLWLLAVVNSAIFILFAFTFFKPKTKRDWRSFSAFSAFLIALFTEMYGFPLTIYLLSGWLQSHYPQVNWFSHDAGHLLEMMFGWKTNPHFGPFHLLSFAFIGGGFWLISAGWQVLYAAQRRRTLATTGVYAYVRHPQYDGFVLIMFGFLLQWPTLLTLVMFPVLVFMYVRLARAEERESMTEFGPAYRRYMDDVPAFIPRLGARHGGSTHGPAGPG, from the coding sequence ATGCATGAGAATCCCCCCGCTTACGGTTTGTGGTTGCTGGCCGTCGTCAACTCGGCCATCTTCATCCTCTTTGCATTCACCTTCTTCAAGCCGAAGACGAAGCGGGACTGGCGCTCGTTCAGCGCCTTCAGCGCCTTCCTCATCGCGCTGTTCACGGAAATGTACGGGTTTCCGCTGACAATCTATCTGCTCTCGGGCTGGCTGCAGAGTCACTACCCGCAGGTGAACTGGTTTTCGCACGACGCCGGGCACCTGCTGGAGATGATGTTCGGCTGGAAAACGAACCCGCACTTCGGCCCATTCCATCTGCTGAGCTTCGCTTTCATCGGCGGCGGTTTCTGGCTTATTTCGGCGGGCTGGCAGGTCCTTTACGCCGCACAGCGTCGCCGCACGCTCGCGACGACAGGCGTCTATGCGTACGTGCGTCATCCGCAATATGACGGCTTCGTGCTGATCATGTTCGGCTTTCTGCTGCAATGGCCGACCTTGCTGACCCTGGTGATGTTCCCCGTTCTCGTCTTCATGTACGTGCGGCTGGCACGTGCCGAGGAACGGGAGTCGATGACCGAATTCGGGCCGGCGTATCGCCGATACATGGACGACGTGCCGGCTTTCATTCCGAGACTCGGCGCTCGCCACGGCGGGTCGACGCACGGCCCGGCCGGACCAGGCTGA
- a CDS encoding DUF2933 domain-containing protein, translating into MEHGNHDRKPGGFFVSRANLVLIGFLAIGGFYLVTEHRAHLYGWWPFLFILACPLMHLFMHHGHGGHDDSEHGSDGIPDRREKSPPHQH; encoded by the coding sequence ATGGAACACGGGAATCACGATCGCAAACCCGGCGGCTTCTTCGTCTCGCGGGCCAACCTTGTACTGATTGGGTTTCTGGCCATCGGCGGATTTTATCTGGTGACGGAGCACCGGGCGCACCTGTACGGCTGGTGGCCCTTCCTTTTTATCCTCGCGTGCCCGCTGATGCACCTCTTCATGCACCACGGTCACGGCGGACATGACGACAGCGAACACGGTAGCGACGGAATTCCGGATCGCCGCGAGAAGTCGCCCCCTCACCAGCACTGA
- a CDS encoding TPM domain-containing protein, with product MDIRRIVRHLLTTHGQVRAAFPRDTLIAIEKAIKACDAEHVGEVRFAIEGALHSAVLFNGQSARERAIEVFSQLRVWDTEHNNGVMIYVLLADRDVEIVADRGVHAKVGAQEWQAICHTMEEAFRQGAYRDGAISGIQATAQLLKRHFPAHRNTANELPDTPAIL from the coding sequence ATGGATATCAGGCGAATCGTAAGGCACCTTCTTACCACCCATGGGCAGGTCCGCGCGGCGTTTCCGCGCGACACCCTGATCGCGATCGAGAAGGCAATCAAGGCTTGTGATGCGGAACATGTCGGGGAAGTCCGTTTCGCAATCGAAGGCGCGCTTCACAGCGCGGTGCTCTTCAATGGGCAGTCGGCGCGGGAACGTGCTATCGAAGTGTTCTCGCAATTGCGGGTCTGGGATACCGAGCACAACAACGGCGTGATGATTTACGTATTGCTTGCAGATCGCGATGTCGAGATCGTGGCCGATCGGGGCGTGCACGCGAAGGTCGGTGCGCAGGAATGGCAGGCGATCTGCCACACGATGGAAGAGGCTTTTCGGCAGGGCGCATACCGCGACGGCGCGATCAGCGGGATCCAGGCGACCGCTCAGCTCCTCAAGCGCCACTTTCCCGCGCATCGGAACACCGCAAACGAATTGCCGGACACCCCTGCAATACTGTGA